In Capillimicrobium parvum, a genomic segment contains:
- a CDS encoding LLM class flavin-dependent oxidoreductase, which translates to MVRLARRAEAAGFESAWVAETRMTRDAFVPMAAIAQATERMHVGSAIVNVFNRSPMVIAVTLTSLRELAPHRVIGGLGAGSPLILGKQGIAFHRPVTRLREYVQVLRPLLAGDPVTFSGETIELDDVRIEDIAAGTSPGLGGGDVVPLYLGVTGPRALELGGEVADGVLINGFMSTAYVDRALDRIGRGAARAGRALDDVDVCSLLVTSCDERSSVAKDRARRLIAMYLSMFANIARESGLDESRVAHTRERFQAGGIDAAAATIDDDIVDTLTVAGTPDECAARMDAYRARGVNHLVLSPIGDTHELVIDALGATC; encoded by the coding sequence ATGGTGCGGCTGGCGCGGCGGGCTGAGGCCGCGGGCTTCGAATCAGCGTGGGTGGCGGAGACGCGGATGACGCGCGACGCGTTCGTCCCGATGGCCGCGATCGCTCAGGCCACCGAGCGGATGCACGTCGGCTCGGCCATCGTCAACGTGTTCAACCGTAGCCCCATGGTGATCGCGGTCACGCTGACGAGCCTGCGCGAGCTCGCTCCGCACCGCGTCATCGGCGGGCTCGGTGCCGGCTCACCGCTGATCCTCGGCAAGCAGGGGATCGCGTTTCACCGGCCGGTGACGCGCCTGCGGGAGTACGTCCAGGTGCTGCGCCCGCTGCTCGCGGGCGATCCCGTGACGTTCTCCGGCGAGACGATCGAGCTCGACGACGTGCGGATCGAGGACATCGCCGCCGGAACATCGCCCGGACTGGGCGGCGGCGATGTCGTGCCGCTCTATCTCGGCGTGACCGGGCCGCGCGCCCTCGAGCTCGGGGGCGAGGTCGCCGATGGCGTGCTCATCAACGGCTTCATGTCGACCGCCTACGTCGACCGGGCGCTCGACCGGATCGGTCGGGGTGCAGCTCGAGCCGGGCGCGCGCTCGACGACGTCGACGTCTGCTCCCTGCTGGTCACCTCCTGCGACGAGCGCTCATCCGTCGCCAAGGACCGGGCGCGGCGGCTCATCGCCATGTACCTGTCCATGTTCGCCAACATCGCCCGGGAGAGCGGGCTGGACGAGTCACGCGTGGCCCACACGCGCGAGCGGTTCCAGGCGGGTGGCATCGATGCCGCTGCCGCCACGATCGACGACGACATCGTCGACACGCTCACCGTCGCGGGAACCCCCGACGAGTGCGCCGCGCGGATGGACGCATATCGCGCGCGGGGGGTGAATCATCTGGTGCTCAGCCCCATCGGCGACACCCACGAACTGGTCATCGATGCGCTCGGTGCAACCTGCTGA
- a CDS encoding N-terminal phage integrase SAM-like domain-containing protein: MPTFHEFATDWLAEREPELRSATVQSYRWQLTYVLLPYFHRMWLDKIGVAEVDGYRDAQLREARRRQEAMEAGEPIRDQRGKVLRPLSAATINTTITRLGQILDVAHERGVITANPVRINPRNRKLKRVTKQLPWLEPDEVLALIEAAGRLDTADDRYLPTRRPLLATLAWAGLRIGEAIDPAVAAYRPGARAHLGTAVQDGCGRAGCRSAARTPRCAVAVACGYAVRRAGRPGVPYTGRRALNRQSVRQLAADRAIAQPLRFRSASTRRQRCCAPP, from the coding sequence ATCCCGACGTTCCACGAGTTCGCGACCGACTGGCTCGCCGAACGCGAACCCGAGTTGCGGTCCGCGACCGTCCAGTCGTATCGGTGGCAGCTCACGTACGTGTTGCTGCCGTACTTCCACCGGATGTGGCTCGACAAGATCGGCGTGGCTGAGGTGGACGGCTATCGCGACGCCCAGCTTCGGGAGGCGCGCCGGCGGCAGGAGGCGATGGAAGCTGGCGAGCCGATCCGCGACCAGCGTGGGAAGGTGCTTCGGCCGCTGTCGGCGGCCACGATCAACACGACGATCACGAGGTTGGGCCAGATCCTCGATGTCGCGCATGAGCGGGGCGTGATCACCGCGAACCCGGTTCGGATCAACCCTCGCAACAGGAAGCTGAAGCGAGTGACGAAGCAGCTGCCTTGGTTGGAGCCCGACGAGGTCCTGGCGCTCATCGAGGCCGCCGGCAGGCTCGACACTGCGGACGATCGCTACCTCCCCACCCGCCGTCCGCTTCTGGCGACGCTGGCGTGGGCCGGTCTCCGCATCGGCGAGGCGATCGACCCTGCGGTGGCGGCATATCGACCTGGCGCACGGGCGCATCTGGGTACGGCAGTCCAAGACGGATGCGGGCGTGCGGGATGTCGATCTGCAGCCCGAACTCCGCGATGTGCTGTTGCCGTGGCGTGCGGCTACGCCGTTCGCCGAGCCGGACGACCGGGTGTTCCCTACACAGGCCGGCGGGCTCTCAACCGCCAGAGCGTCAGGCAGCTCGCGGCGGACCGAGCGATTGCGCAACCTTTGCGCTTCCGTAGCGCTTCCACACGTCGCCAACGCTGCTGCGCTCCGCCATAG
- a CDS encoding alpha/beta fold hydrolase, with the protein MTVPPEHHGGAGTPLLALHGFTDTWRAWTPVLPALEEHHEVLAPTLPGHYGGSPFPDGVEMTVEAGCDLLEERMDEEGWGVAHIVGSSYGGWLALELAARGRARSVVGVCPAGGWEPRSREGEAVYRYFIQTHHLLKATGRMAHALAARRRLKWISLHDVVAHPERVPPRAALDMIEGAAGCSVVNEGIALARRDGAFGELGAIDCPVRILYGERDRLIRWPGHYLRLLRLLPDAEFLALPDAGHLPMWDDPELVARRILEVTQRVDAAVQT; encoded by the coding sequence GTGACCGTCCCGCCGGAACACCACGGCGGCGCTGGAACGCCGCTGCTGGCGCTGCACGGCTTCACCGACACCTGGCGGGCGTGGACGCCCGTGCTGCCGGCGCTCGAGGAGCATCACGAGGTGCTCGCCCCCACGCTGCCCGGCCACTACGGCGGCAGCCCGTTCCCCGACGGCGTCGAGATGACGGTCGAGGCCGGATGCGACCTGCTCGAGGAGCGCATGGACGAGGAGGGGTGGGGCGTCGCGCACATCGTCGGCAGCTCGTACGGCGGCTGGCTGGCGCTGGAGCTCGCCGCGCGCGGCCGAGCGAGGTCGGTCGTCGGCGTGTGTCCGGCGGGCGGGTGGGAGCCGCGCAGCCGCGAGGGCGAGGCGGTCTACCGCTACTTCATCCAGACGCACCACCTGCTCAAGGCGACCGGCCGCATGGCCCACGCGCTCGCGGCACGGCGGCGGCTGAAGTGGATCTCGCTGCACGACGTCGTCGCCCACCCGGAGCGCGTGCCGCCGCGCGCCGCGCTCGACATGATCGAGGGCGCCGCCGGATGCAGCGTCGTGAACGAGGGCATCGCGCTCGCCCGGCGTGACGGCGCGTTCGGCGAGCTCGGGGCGATCGACTGCCCGGTGCGCATCCTCTACGGCGAACGCGACCGGCTCATCCGCTGGCCCGGCCACTACCTCCGGCTGCTGAGGCTGCTGCCGGACGCCGAGTTCCTCGCCCTCCCCGATGCCGGGCACCTGCCGATGTGGGACGACCCCGAGCTCGTCGCCCGCCGCATCCTCGAGGTCACGCAGCGCGTCGACGCGGCGGTTCAGACGTAA
- a CDS encoding bestrophin-like domain, whose product MPSAAREDQANALALGAILGDDGARIQARRGRLDEGRASVLGTVYALLLVSVAIMLAGMSALAHPLVRRGVQLGILVGATVVFAFTLLVIRDLDRPYSGSAKIQPAAMRDAERRIATLTAASSEPPCDQDGRPRSQG is encoded by the coding sequence GTGCCATCGGCCGCGCGCGAGGACCAGGCCAACGCGCTGGCGCTCGGCGCGATCCTCGGCGACGACGGCGCGCGCATCCAGGCCCGGCGCGGCCGCCTCGACGAGGGCCGCGCGAGCGTCCTGGGCACCGTCTACGCGCTGCTGCTGGTGAGCGTCGCGATCATGCTCGCGGGCATGTCCGCGCTCGCGCATCCGTTGGTGCGCCGCGGCGTGCAGCTCGGCATCCTCGTCGGGGCGACCGTCGTGTTCGCGTTCACGCTGCTCGTCATCCGCGACCTCGACCGGCCGTACAGCGGCTCCGCCAAGATCCAGCCGGCCGCGATGCGCGACGCCGAGCGCCGCATCGCGACACTCACGGCGGCGAGTTCCGAGCCGCCCTGCGACCAGGACGGCCGCCCGCGCAGCCAAGGCTGA
- a CDS encoding YDG/SRA domain-containing protein, with protein MLNAALSLNHDRRRPVRVIRRANGDPTFSPDWGYRYDGLFNVDDYWQEAGTSRPAFRSGGSDW; from the coding sequence ATGCTCAACGCAGCGCTTTCGCTGAATCATGACCGACGGCGGCCCGTCCGCGTCATCCGGCGCGCGAATGGGGACCCGACGTTCTCGCCTGATTGGGGATATCGGTACGACGGACTCTTCAATGTCGACGACTATTGGCAGGAGGCCGGGACGTCCCGTCCGGCTTTCAGATCTGGCGGTTCCGACTGGTGA
- a CDS encoding DUF2127 domain-containing protein, which produces MARDLPGTTRPRRFVPRLHYELIVCGVRGHELLGLDVAHVRPEDAIVVRPGNDGVRWHRCLRCDSWLPLPQPSEPSREVLPPREAIEVPLRGKALRDKIVLRTIAVDRAFHFVLLAVIAVAIFLFAANEASLRDPAYRVLADLQGAFNGSSAPKDHGVLHDVRRLFSISHGTLTKIGLLVAAYALLEGAEAVGLWLGKRWAEYLTFIATAGLMPLEIYEIVDRASVLKALTFVVNLAIVVYLLYAKRLFGIREGGAAEQAEREADVGWPALERATPA; this is translated from the coding sequence ATGGCGCGCGACCTGCCCGGCACGACGAGGCCCCGGCGCTTCGTCCCGCGGCTGCACTACGAGCTGATCGTGTGCGGCGTGCGCGGCCACGAGCTGCTCGGCCTCGACGTCGCGCACGTGCGGCCCGAGGACGCGATCGTCGTGCGCCCGGGCAACGACGGCGTGCGCTGGCACCGGTGCCTGCGCTGCGACTCCTGGCTGCCGCTTCCACAGCCGTCCGAGCCGTCGCGCGAGGTGCTCCCTCCCCGCGAGGCCATCGAGGTGCCCCTGCGCGGCAAGGCGCTGCGCGACAAGATCGTCCTGCGAACCATCGCGGTCGACCGCGCCTTCCACTTCGTTCTACTGGCCGTGATCGCGGTGGCGATCTTCCTGTTCGCGGCCAACGAGGCGAGCCTGCGCGACCCGGCCTACCGGGTGCTCGCCGACTTGCAGGGCGCGTTCAACGGGTCGTCGGCGCCGAAGGACCACGGCGTGCTGCACGACGTCCGCCGCCTGTTCTCGATCTCGCACGGGACGCTGACGAAGATCGGGCTGCTCGTCGCGGCGTACGCGCTGCTCGAGGGGGCCGAGGCGGTCGGGCTCTGGCTCGGCAAGCGCTGGGCCGAGTACCTGACGTTCATCGCCACCGCCGGGCTGATGCCGCTCGAGATCTACGAGATCGTCGACCGCGCCTCTGTGCTCAAGGCGCTGACGTTCGTCGTCAACCTGGCGATCGTCGTATACCTGCTCTACGCGAAGCGGCTGTTCGGGATCCGCGAGGGAGGCGCCGCCGAGCAGGCCGAGCGTGAGGCCGACGTCGGCTGGCCCGCGCTCGAACGAGCGACCCCGGCCTGA
- a CDS encoding NosD domain-containing protein has product MGSRRLSRVGLWATVMASGALAGAASASADVFTVANTNDSGRGSLRSAILQANSQAGADEVHFDIPGRGVHTILVRTAADASTGLPSVTGPLSIDGRTQPGFAGTPLIELENDFENDRQLNDRQLTGLKITAGHSRVASLSMTGFEKAIVLMDNGSNVIAGNRLNGNKIGVRATSPSNTIGGTTPADRNVVANSDVGVFVGDSNLIEGNFIGTDAAGGAQMRNSFGVFVGGVGSTVGGSAPGAGNLISGNGTGILIAQSASGNFVAGNRIGTNLAGTGALPNEYGVLVSGNSNTIGGVTPADRNVISGNDRGITIFRRANNVIGNYIGTTPDGDAALPNKVGVELQIDAKGNMIGGDRETSGNLISGNSEAGISFFLTASTNVVAGNDIGLARARTQPLSNGTGILIAGVPTSPTHAGIRIGGATPALRNVISGNSGAGIAMTDSASGDFVQGNFIGTGRGGQSPMPNGGDGIALSAGANDNTIGGSDPGQGNTIAFNGGAGVGVDGSVVSPTGNVIRGNAILGNSIFDNTQLGIALLAGANDNQPAPAIESVTTIRTQTTITGTLTSARPSTTYRVEVFRSPSCNASGEGEGKQLIATTTTTTDAAGEAGFTATVSSLTAGQAVTATATPVPAPHNTSQFSRCAST; this is encoded by the coding sequence ATGGGCAGCAGGAGGCTCAGCAGAGTCGGGTTGTGGGCGACGGTGATGGCCAGCGGAGCGCTGGCTGGTGCGGCATCGGCGTCGGCGGACGTCTTCACGGTGGCGAACACCAACGACTCGGGCCGGGGTTCGCTGCGATCGGCGATCCTCCAGGCCAACTCGCAGGCGGGCGCCGACGAGGTCCATTTCGATATCCCGGGACGTGGCGTGCACACGATCCTGGTGCGCACTGCGGCTGATGCTAGTACCGGCCTGCCATCGGTCACCGGTCCCCTGTCGATCGACGGCAGAACGCAGCCGGGGTTTGCCGGCACGCCCTTGATCGAGCTGGAAAACGACTTCGAGAACGACCGTCAGCTGAACGACCGTCAGCTGACTGGGCTGAAAATCACGGCCGGGCACAGCCGGGTCGCGTCGCTATCGATGACAGGCTTCGAGAAGGCGATCGTGCTGATGGACAACGGCTCGAACGTGATCGCTGGCAACCGGCTGAACGGGAACAAGATCGGTGTGCGGGCAACCAGCCCGTCGAACACTATCGGCGGCACGACCCCGGCCGATCGCAACGTCGTCGCAAACAGCGACGTTGGAGTCTTTGTTGGAGACTCGAATCTGATCGAGGGCAACTTCATCGGGACTGACGCGGCTGGCGGCGCTCAGATGCGCAACAGTTTTGGCGTCTTTGTTGGCGGCGTAGGCTCGACGGTGGGCGGAAGCGCCCCGGGCGCCGGAAACCTGATTTCCGGCAACGGCACAGGCATCCTCATCGCGCAATCCGCCAGTGGGAACTTCGTCGCCGGAAATCGCATCGGCACCAACCTTGCTGGGACCGGAGCGTTGCCCAACGAGTACGGCGTGCTCGTGTCCGGTAACTCCAACACGATCGGCGGGGTCACCCCCGCCGATCGAAACGTCATCTCCGGCAACGACCGCGGTATCACCATCTTTCGTCGCGCGAACAACGTGATCGGCAACTACATCGGCACGACGCCTGACGGTGACGCCGCCCTCCCCAACAAGGTCGGCGTTGAGCTACAAATTGACGCAAAAGGCAACATGATCGGCGGCGACCGTGAAACGTCGGGCAACCTGATCTCTGGCAACAGTGAGGCCGGCATTTCCTTCTTTTTGACCGCCTCCACAAATGTCGTCGCCGGCAACGACATCGGACTCGCGCGGGCGCGCACCCAGCCGCTATCCAACGGCACCGGCATCCTTATTGCGGGCGTGCCGACCTCCCCAACGCATGCCGGCATTCGTATCGGCGGCGCGACCCCGGCCCTTCGCAACGTCATCTCCGGCAACAGCGGTGCAGGGATCGCGATGACCGACTCGGCGTCCGGCGACTTCGTGCAGGGCAACTTCATCGGGACCGGACGTGGAGGACAGAGCCCGATGCCGAACGGCGGCGACGGTATCGCCCTCAGCGCCGGCGCAAACGACAACACGATCGGCGGCAGCGACCCCGGCCAAGGCAACACGATCGCCTTCAACGGCGGTGCCGGCGTCGGCGTCGACGGATCGGTGGTAAGTCCGACCGGCAATGTCATCCGCGGCAACGCGATCCTCGGCAACTCGATCTTCGACAACACGCAACTCGGCATCGCGCTGCTCGCTGGCGCAAATGACAACCAGCCCGCGCCGGCCATCGAATCGGTCACCACGATTAGAACACAGACCACTATCACCGGCACGCTCACCAGTGCGCGACCTTCGACCACCTATCGCGTCGAGGTGTTCCGCAGCCCATCATGCAACGCGTCCGGCGAAGGCGAAGGCAAGCAACTCATCGCCACCACGACAACAACAACCGACGCGGCCGGAGAAGCAGGCTTCACCGCAACGGTCTCAAGCTTGACCGCCGGCCAGGCGGTGACGGCCACGGCGACCCCCGTCCCGGCGCCGCACAACACCTCCCAGTTCTCTCGTTGCGCCTCAACGTGA
- a CDS encoding VOC family protein, which yields MDILASRILLHPADLERSLRFYGETLGLAVFREWGADAHRGVVFFVGSGLLEVSGSSGEPPSGAVRLLLQVRDVQHEWRRLAAAGVAIEEEPTGKPWGLIEMVARDPDGLAIVIVEVPPHHPQRRAA from the coding sequence GTGGACATCCTCGCCAGTCGAATCCTCCTCCACCCCGCAGACCTCGAGCGCTCGCTGCGCTTCTATGGCGAGACGCTCGGCCTCGCCGTCTTTCGCGAGTGGGGCGCCGACGCACACCGCGGCGTCGTGTTCTTCGTGGGCTCGGGACTCCTCGAGGTCTCGGGATCTTCCGGCGAGCCGCCATCGGGCGCCGTCCGGCTGCTGCTTCAGGTCCGCGACGTGCAGCACGAGTGGCGACGGCTCGCCGCCGCCGGTGTAGCGATCGAGGAGGAGCCGACGGGCAAACCCTGGGGTCTGATCGAGATGGTGGCCCGTGACCCTGACGGACTCGCGATCGTCATCGTCGAGGTGCCGCCGCACCACCCACAGCGTCGGGCGGCGTGA
- a CDS encoding class II histone deacetylase, with the protein MTTGFLWDERYAWHDTGTGSGFMSAGGLIEPEMHGESPATKRRFRNLLDVTGLLDQCVELKARPATDEEILRLHTPEYVQRIKDLSAAGGGDGGELAPFGANGYEVAALAAGGAMTATEAVMRGDVDNAYALVRPPGHHAERDLGRGFCIFGNTALAGLHAREVLGAERVAIVDWDVHHGNGTEHAFYEDATVLAISLHQDNLYPVDSGQVADTGVGDGVGTTLNVPLPPGSGNGAYEAALERVVAPAIRRFRPDVVLVASGFDASMCDPFAVMGVTSPGFARMARILLDVTAEVCDGRLVLIHEGGYSSAHVPFCGVAVMEELLGTQERVEDPFTAVFSAMAYMDLQPHQDDAIKRAEKNLDELPAHPATVN; encoded by the coding sequence ATGACCACCGGATTCCTCTGGGACGAGCGATACGCCTGGCATGACACGGGCACGGGGTCGGGCTTCATGTCGGCCGGCGGGCTCATCGAGCCCGAGATGCACGGGGAGAGCCCGGCGACCAAGCGCCGCTTCCGTAACCTGCTCGACGTCACCGGCCTCCTCGACCAATGCGTCGAGCTCAAGGCCCGTCCCGCCACGGACGAGGAGATCCTGCGGCTGCACACGCCCGAGTACGTACAACGGATCAAGGACCTCAGCGCGGCAGGCGGAGGCGATGGCGGCGAGCTCGCCCCGTTCGGCGCCAACGGCTACGAGGTCGCGGCTCTCGCGGCGGGCGGCGCGATGACGGCCACCGAGGCGGTCATGCGAGGCGACGTCGACAACGCGTACGCGCTGGTGCGACCTCCTGGGCATCACGCCGAGCGCGACCTCGGACGCGGCTTCTGCATCTTCGGCAACACCGCGCTGGCCGGACTCCACGCGCGTGAGGTGCTCGGCGCCGAGCGCGTCGCCATCGTCGACTGGGACGTGCACCACGGCAACGGGACCGAGCATGCGTTTTACGAAGACGCCACGGTCCTCGCCATCTCGCTGCACCAGGACAACCTCTACCCCGTCGATTCGGGGCAGGTCGCCGACACCGGCGTAGGCGACGGCGTCGGCACAACCCTGAACGTCCCGCTGCCGCCGGGCTCGGGCAACGGCGCGTACGAGGCGGCGCTGGAGCGCGTCGTCGCGCCGGCGATCCGGCGCTTCCGCCCCGACGTCGTGCTCGTCGCCTCGGGGTTCGACGCGAGCATGTGCGACCCGTTCGCGGTCATGGGTGTCACCAGCCCCGGCTTCGCGCGGATGGCGCGGATCCTGCTCGACGTCACCGCCGAGGTCTGCGACGGCCGGCTCGTCCTCATCCACGAGGGCGGGTACTCCTCGGCCCATGTGCCGTTCTGCGGCGTGGCGGTCATGGAGGAGCTGCTCGGCACGCAAGAGCGTGTCGAGGACCCGTTCACCGCGGTCTTCAGCGCCATGGCGTACATGGATCTCCAACCGCATCAGGACGATGCCATCAAGCGCGCGGAAAAAAACCTTGACGAGCTGCCTGCTCACCCCGCCACGGTCAACTGA
- a CDS encoding primary-amine oxidase: MNPIETPITAAVHPLEPLSAEEIARATGTLRTERDLGPSWRFVFVLLHEPRRAAADWSSGESVPREAFVVLRDRESRGTYEALVSLTDDRVVWFQRKSGVQAQITFEEFMQCEQVVRSDPRWQEAMRARGVEDFSLCMIDPWAASHTMPDDHPDERRILRPLTWVQSEPGDNGYARPVEGLICVVDCDAMAVVEVIDHGIVPFPPRAGNYVPDLMTRAGNVPAFTALRDDVRPIEITQPEGASFTVDGHAVSWQKWRVRISFNAKEGLVLHDIGYEDGGRVRPIISRASLSEMYVPYGDPAPTHAFKNVFDMGEYGLGWLANPLTLGCDCLGEIRYFDGVVNDQDGQPVTIPNAVCMHEEDAGIGWKHTNFHTEEVEVRRLRRLVISTIVTVGNYEYGYFWYLYTDGTIEYEVKLTGVISTGAVAPGQRPRHGTLVAPGLYGPHHQHFFCVRLDMAVDGVQNTVVEVDSEPLPPGPDNPLGTAWVTKRTELRTESEAQRIIDPLRARTWRIENPNVRNTVGDPVAYNLIPGENVLPMAEADSVQGRRAGFAAKHLWVTPYAEGERFAAGDYPNQHPGGSGLPEFTAADRPVADTDLVVWYTFGAHHVVRPEDWPVMPATHIGFRLKPSGFFDGNPALDMPRSAAHHCHG, from the coding sequence GTGAACCCGATCGAAACGCCAATCACTGCCGCCGTCCATCCACTCGAGCCGCTGAGCGCCGAGGAGATCGCACGGGCCACGGGGACCTTGCGCACCGAGCGCGACCTCGGCCCGAGCTGGCGCTTCGTGTTCGTGTTGCTCCACGAGCCGCGCCGCGCCGCCGCCGACTGGTCGTCCGGGGAGAGCGTCCCGCGTGAGGCGTTCGTCGTGCTCCGCGACCGCGAGTCGCGCGGCACGTACGAGGCGCTCGTCTCGCTGACCGACGACCGTGTCGTCTGGTTTCAGCGCAAGTCGGGCGTCCAGGCCCAGATCACGTTCGAGGAGTTCATGCAGTGCGAGCAGGTCGTGCGCTCCGACCCGCGCTGGCAGGAAGCGATGCGGGCGCGCGGCGTCGAGGACTTCTCGCTCTGCATGATCGACCCCTGGGCCGCCAGCCACACCATGCCCGATGACCATCCCGACGAGCGGCGCATCCTGCGGCCGCTGACGTGGGTCCAGTCCGAGCCGGGCGACAACGGGTACGCGCGGCCCGTCGAAGGGCTGATCTGCGTCGTGGACTGCGACGCCATGGCGGTCGTCGAGGTGATCGACCACGGGATCGTCCCCTTCCCGCCGCGGGCCGGCAACTACGTCCCGGACCTGATGACGCGCGCGGGCAACGTCCCGGCGTTCACGGCGCTGCGCGACGACGTCCGGCCGATCGAGATCACCCAGCCCGAGGGCGCCAGCTTCACCGTCGACGGCCACGCCGTCAGCTGGCAGAAGTGGCGCGTGCGCATCTCCTTCAACGCGAAGGAGGGCCTCGTCCTGCACGACATCGGCTACGAGGACGGCGGCCGTGTCCGGCCCATCATCAGCCGCGCGTCGCTGTCGGAGATGTACGTGCCCTACGGCGATCCGGCGCCCACGCACGCGTTCAAGAACGTCTTCGACATGGGCGAGTACGGGCTCGGCTGGCTGGCGAACCCGCTGACGCTCGGCTGCGACTGCCTCGGCGAGATCCGCTACTTCGACGGCGTCGTCAACGACCAGGACGGGCAGCCGGTCACGATCCCCAACGCGGTCTGCATGCACGAGGAGGACGCCGGCATCGGCTGGAAGCACACGAACTTCCACACCGAGGAAGTCGAGGTCCGGCGGCTGCGGCGGCTCGTGATCTCGACGATCGTGACCGTCGGCAACTACGAGTACGGCTACTTCTGGTACCTCTACACCGACGGCACGATCGAGTACGAGGTCAAGCTCACGGGCGTGATCTCGACGGGCGCCGTCGCACCCGGGCAACGGCCGCGCCACGGCACGCTCGTCGCGCCCGGACTGTACGGCCCGCATCACCAGCACTTCTTCTGCGTGCGCCTGGACATGGCCGTCGACGGCGTGCAGAACACCGTCGTCGAGGTGGACTCCGAGCCGCTGCCCCCCGGCCCCGACAACCCGCTCGGCACGGCGTGGGTGACGAAGCGCACCGAGCTGCGCACCGAGTCCGAGGCCCAGCGGATCATCGACCCGCTGCGCGCGCGCACGTGGCGCATCGAGAACCCGAACGTGCGCAACACCGTCGGCGATCCGGTCGCCTACAACCTGATCCCGGGCGAGAACGTCCTCCCCATGGCCGAGGCCGACTCCGTGCAGGGCCGGCGCGCGGGCTTCGCCGCCAAGCACCTCTGGGTGACCCCGTACGCGGAGGGTGAGCGCTTCGCCGCCGGCGACTACCCCAACCAGCACCCCGGCGGCAGCGGCCTGCCCGAGTTCACCGCCGCCGACCGCCCGGTCGCCGACACGGACCTCGTCGTCTGGTACACGTTCGGCGCCCACCACGTCGTGCGTCCCGAGGACTGGCCCGTGATGCCGGCGACGCACATCGGCTTCAGGCTCAAGCCGAGCGGGTTCTTCGACGGCAACCCGGCCCTCGACATGCCGCGCAGCGCCGCGCACCACTGCCACGGCTGA
- a CDS encoding transposase has protein sequence MLADAEDDVLAFYAFPAEHWPKLRSTNPLERFSREIGRRTDVVGIFPDDPSLIRLVSMLAIEANDEWLVGRAYISQKSMAEVLSPTKDRALTMTNDDQEEAPELVAA, from the coding sequence ATGCTCGCCGACGCCGAAGACGACGTCCTCGCGTTCTACGCGTTCCCGGCCGAGCACTGGCCCAAGCTACGCAGCACCAACCCGTTGGAGCGCTTCAGCCGCGAGATCGGCCGCAGAACCGACGTCGTCGGCATCTTCCCCGACGACCCCTCGCTCATCCGGCTGGTCTCGATGCTCGCCATCGAGGCCAATGACGAGTGGCTGGTCGGGCGCGCCTACATCAGTCAGAAGTCGATGGCCGAAGTTCTTTCGCCCACGAAGGACCGGGCATTGACCATGACCAATGACGATCAGGAGGAGGCACCCGAGCTCGTCGCGGCCTGA